CGCCGACGAGGCCGAACAGCGCGCCGATCGTGGTGTAGGAGAGCGTCTTGCCGGCGCCGTAGAGCAGATGCGAGCGAAGCGAGGGGAGACCCAGCCGCGCGTCCTCGGCCGTGTAGCCGAGCACGAAGCCGCCGCACATGCCGACGCAGTGAAATCCCGTCAGCAGCCCGAGCAGGAAGATGAGATCGAGGCTCATATGACGCGAGACGTCGGGCGCGGCGGCCTCGCCGATCCAATGCGTGTCCAGATAGATCAGCAGGCCGATGCCGGCGAGGCCGAGAACGGCGCCGGCGATGTGGGTCAGACGCCGTCGCTGCTGCGACTGCTCGAGCGTCAGCGTGCGATAGCCCTGCCGTTCGATCGCCGCGCGGATCTGCTCGGGCGTCGCCTCGGCCGGATCATAGCAGATCTCGACCCATTCGGTCGGGTAGTCCGCTTTCACGCTGCGCACGCCGGGCAGCTTGCGCGCCGCCGTTTCGATGACGCGTTCGCAGCCGTGGCAATGCATGCCGCGCGCGCGGAAACCGACGCTCGCATCGTCCATGAGCCTCTATTCCTCTCCGGCTTTTAGATATTTGTGCCGAAGACGCCCTCGGAAAGAGGCGGGCTCGCATTGAATCTGCGGCGCTTTGTCCTGCGCCAGCGGCCGGCGCGCCGATCGCCGGCCGGCGTATCGAAAATCGGGGCTCGCGCATTAATGTATTTAATTTGGCGACCGAGAAATGCTGTCGTAAGGTCACGAAAGCGACACAGGTCCTCGGCGCGGAAGAAGAGGCGGCCGCGACGGGGCGGGTCCATCGGAGGTCGGCGATGAAGATCAATTATAAGCCGTTCATCATTTTCGCCATCGTCGCTTTGCTCGCCGTCGCTTTGGCCATGCTGTTCGATCAGCGCAGCCAGCGCACGTCCGGGCGCGACATAACCTTCAGCGAGCTCCTCGCGCAGATCGAGCTCGGCCGCGTCCATGACGTCACCATCGCCGGTAGCGAAATCACCGGCCATTTCATGGACAATCGGTCCTTCGTCACCTATGCGCCCAATGATCCGACGCTCGTTCAGCGCCTGCAGGCGAAGAATGTGTCGATCAGCGCCAAGCCGTCGAGCGAGGGCGGCAGCTGGTGGATGACGCTGCTGCTCAATGCGCTGCCGCTCGTCGCCTTCATCGGCGTGTGGATCTTCCTCTCGCGCCAGATGCAGGGCGGCGCCGGCGGCCGCGCCATGGGCTTCGGCAAGTCGAAGGCGAAGCTGCTGACGGAGACGCAGGGGCGTGTCACCTTCGAGGATGTCGCCGGCGTCGACGAGGCGAAGGAGGATTTGCAGGAGATCGTCGAGTTCCTGCGCGATCCCCAAAAATTCCAGCGGCTCGGCGGACGCATTCCGCGCGGCGTGCTGCTGGTCGGACCGCCCGGCACGGGCAAGACGCTGCTCGCCCGCGCCATCGCCGGCGAGGCCAATGTGCCCTTCTTCACCATCTCGGGCTCGGACTTCGTCGAAATGTTCGTCGGCGTCGGCGCCTCCCGCGTGCGCGACATGTTCGAGCAGGCGAAGAAGAACGCGCCCTGCATCATCTTCGTCGACGAGATCGACGCGGTGGGTCGTCACCGCGGCGCTGGGTTAGGGGGCGGCAATGACGAGCGCGAGCAGACGCTCAATCAGCTGCTCGTCGAGATGGACGGCTTCGAGGCCAATGAGGGCATCATCCTCATCGCCGCGACCAACCGTCCGGACGTGCTCGATCCGGCGCTGATGCGTCCCGGCCGTTTCGATCGCCAGATCAATGTGCCGAACCCCGACTTCATCGGCCGCGAGAAGATCCTGAAGGTCCATGCGCGAAAAGTGCCGCTGGCGCCGGATGTGGATTTGAAGGTGGTCGCGCGCGGCACGCCGGGCTTCTCGGGCGCCGATCTCATGAACTTGGTGAACGAGGCCGCTCTGCTCGCGGCGCGTCGCAGCAAGCGCATCGTGACGCGTCAGGAGTTCGAGGATGCGCGCGACAAGATCATGATGGGCGCGGAGCGTCGCACTCTGGTGATGACGGAGGAGGAGAAGCGCCTCACCGCCTTCCACGAGGGCGGACATGCGCTGGTGCAGCTCAACATGCCGGGGTCGATCCCGATCCATAAGGCGACCATCATTCCGCGCGGCCGCGCGCTGGGCATGGTGCAGGGCCTCCCCGAACGCGATCAGATCTCGCAGAGCTACGAGCAGCTGATAGCGATGCTGGCGCTCGCCATGGGCGGTCGCGTGGCGGAGGAGCTGGTGTTCGGCCACGACAAGGTGACTTCGGGCGCGGCGAGCGACATTCAGCAATGCACGCGCATCGCCCGGGCGATGGTGACGCAGCTGGGGTTCTCGGACAAGCTCGGCACGGTCGCCTATGCGGAGCCGCAGCAGGAGCAGTTCCTCGGCTATTCGATGGGCCGCACGCAGACGCTTTCCGAAGCGACGCAGCAGACGATCGACGCCGAGGTTCGGCGTCTGGTGCAGGAAGGTTATGACGACGCCAAGCGCATCCTGACCGAGAAGCGCGCCGATCTCGATACTCTGGCCAATGGCCTCCTGGAGTTCGAGACGCTGACCGGCGAGGAGCTGATCGGCCTGCTGCAGGGCAAGCGCCCGGTGCGCGAGGATGTGCCGCCGGACGCACCGCCGGCGCGCCCCTCGCCGATCCCGACGACCGGCCGCACGCGCCCGAGCCCCGAGCCCGACGCGGGCGGTCTGGAGCCGCACCCCGTGTGAGGCGAGAAACGAGAGAATTGAAAAGCCCGGCGGCAACCCCGCCGGGCTTTTTTATAGCCGGGACAAAGTTGAATTCTGTAGGTTTGGACCGCGAGCCTCAGGCGATCTTTGTCCGTTCCGTTGTCGAAAAGACCGCTTCCCTTTCTCCCGCAGGGCTAGACACGATCTGGAGAAGGTGGCCCCGCGAGCGGCACGGCTGTCCGGGGAAATAGTCGATCGAGCGCGGGCGCATGCCTGGTACTTCCGAGGGTTTCGGGGTATTTTCCGGTTGTCGAGACTGGAAAATAGAGGACCAAGCATGCGCTTTCAGAATAGCGTTTTTGTCGACTTGCTCAAGCCGATCGATCGTCGCGCCTTCGCCGGCATCGTCGCGCGCCACAAGGGCGACGCCTACGACAAATCCTTCAAGAGCTGGGATCACCTCGTCGTGTTGATCTGCGCCCAGCTCGCCGGCGCGACCAGCCTGCGCGCCCTCGAGACCGCCTTCAACGCCAATGGCGGATTCCATTATCACCTCGGCTCCCGCCGGCTCGCCCGCTCCACCCTCGCCGAAGCCAACGCACGCCGGCCCGTCGGCGTCTTCGCCGATCTGTTCGCGCGCCTCTCCTGCGAACTCGACCGCAGAACCCGGCGCGACGGCGCAGAACTCCTGCGCCTCATCGATTCGACCCCCATTCCTCTGAGCAAGTTCCACGACTTCGCCCGCTCGAACGGCCGCATCCACGGCATGAAGATGCACGTCGTCTACGATCCCGGGATCGATCGCCCCTTCTGCGTCGAGGTCACGCCCGCCAATGTCAATGATGTCGAGATCGGCAAGAAGACGCCGATCGAGGCCGGCGCGACCTATGTCTTCGACAAGGGTTATTACGATTTCAAATGGTGGAGGGGCATTCACGAGGCCGGAGCTCTCTTCGTCTCGCGTCCAAAGAGCAACACCCGCCTCGCCGACGTCGCGGAGCGGGAGATGCCGCAGACGCGCGGCGAAGGCTACACCGTGCTCAGGGATTGCGAGGTCGAGCTCGCCAGCAAGGGCGACTCGAAACTGCCCATGCCGCTGCGTCGCCTTCATATTCAACGCGATGCGCTGAAGGACGGCAAGCCGCAGCTGATCGTCGTGATCACCAACGACATGACGCGTTCGGCGGTCGAGATCGCCGCGCTCTACAAGGCGCGCTGGGCCATAGAGCTGCTGTTCCGCTGGATCAAGCAGCATCTCAACATCCGCAAGTTTCTCGGCGAAAACGAGAACGCCGTGCGGCTGCAGCTGATCGCGGCGATGATCGCTTTCGTGCTGCTGCGCATCGCCGCCCACCGCCATGACGTCGACTTGCCGTGCCTGCGGTTTGCGGAACTCGCCGGCAGGTTCCTTTTCACGCGACGGCCGATCAGTCGACTTGATCGGCCGCCGTCCAAATATCAGGCCGCCCGGCGGCTGGCGTCCCCCAGGCAGCTGGTTCTGAACTATGCCTGACTTCCCCGGACAGCCGTGCGCCGCGAAGCGGGGTCGGGACGAGGGCCCTCCCGGATAAACCGGCTCGAAAGCAAAGCGCTGCGGAAAGTCGGGTGAGACCGAAGCGCCCTCATCCGACCCTCGCTAACGCGAGCGCCACCTCCCACGAGTGGGAGAAGGGGCGCGCGTCGAGAGTCGGCTTACAAACAGCTATTTCGATATCGCCACAGAGGCACGCTCTCCAGAGATTGCACGCGGCCCGTCATCGCGAGCGAAGCGAAGCGATCCA
The sequence above is a segment of the Methylosinus trichosporium OB3b genome. Coding sequences within it:
- a CDS encoding IS4 family transposase, with the protein product MRFQNSVFVDLLKPIDRRAFAGIVARHKGDAYDKSFKSWDHLVVLICAQLAGATSLRALETAFNANGGFHYHLGSRRLARSTLAEANARRPVGVFADLFARLSCELDRRTRRDGAELLRLIDSTPIPLSKFHDFARSNGRIHGMKMHVVYDPGIDRPFCVEVTPANVNDVEIGKKTPIEAGATYVFDKGYYDFKWWRGIHEAGALFVSRPKSNTRLADVAEREMPQTRGEGYTVLRDCEVELASKGDSKLPMPLRRLHIQRDALKDGKPQLIVVITNDMTRSAVEIAALYKARWAIELLFRWIKQHLNIRKFLGENENAVRLQLIAAMIAFVLLRIAAHRHDVDLPCLRFAELAGRFLFTRRPISRLDRPPSKYQAARRLASPRQLVLNYA
- the ftsH gene encoding ATP-dependent zinc metalloprotease FtsH, whose product is MKINYKPFIIFAIVALLAVALAMLFDQRSQRTSGRDITFSELLAQIELGRVHDVTIAGSEITGHFMDNRSFVTYAPNDPTLVQRLQAKNVSISAKPSSEGGSWWMTLLLNALPLVAFIGVWIFLSRQMQGGAGGRAMGFGKSKAKLLTETQGRVTFEDVAGVDEAKEDLQEIVEFLRDPQKFQRLGGRIPRGVLLVGPPGTGKTLLARAIAGEANVPFFTISGSDFVEMFVGVGASRVRDMFEQAKKNAPCIIFVDEIDAVGRHRGAGLGGGNDEREQTLNQLLVEMDGFEANEGIILIAATNRPDVLDPALMRPGRFDRQINVPNPDFIGREKILKVHARKVPLAPDVDLKVVARGTPGFSGADLMNLVNEAALLAARRSKRIVTRQEFEDARDKIMMGAERRTLVMTEEEKRLTAFHEGGHALVQLNMPGSIPIHKATIIPRGRALGMVQGLPERDQISQSYEQLIAMLALAMGGRVAEELVFGHDKVTSGAASDIQQCTRIARAMVTQLGFSDKLGTVAYAEPQQEQFLGYSMGRTQTLSEATQQTIDAEVRRLVQEGYDDAKRILTEKRADLDTLANGLLEFETLTGEELIGLLQGKRPVREDVPPDAPPARPSPIPTTGRTRPSPEPDAGGLEPHPV